The segment CCCGCACAACGTGGACTTCCACGCAGTGACAGGACCGGGCGGTGGCGCGGTGGCGCTAGGGACAAAGCCGGGCGAGGTGAGCCACCTGCAGGTGAAGCTGCTCAACCCGGGTATCTATATCTACCACTGCGCGACGCCGGACATCCCGATGCACATCTCGCAGGGCATGTACGGCCTGATCGTGGTGGAGCCGGAGGAAGGCCTGCCTGCGGTTGACCACGAGTTCTATGTGATGCAGCACGAGTACTACACCGAGAAGGGCGGCGAGGAAGGCTACCAGGCGCTGGCCGATAAGGGCTACCTGCAGTACTCCAACAAGTACGGCAACCTGGAAGAGCCCACGTTCGTGATGTTCAACGGCCGGCCCGAGGCAGCGATGGGCGACAGGGCAATGGGAACGTACGAGGGCGTCAAGGTCAAGACGGGCGAAACGGTAAGGCTCTTCGTGGGCAACATCGGGCCGAACCTGGTGTCCAGCTTCCACGTCATCGGCGAGGTGTTCGACAAGGTATACGTCGAGGGGTCATTCGACCTGGTCAACAAGAATATTCAGACAACGCTCGTGCCGGCGGGCGGCGCGACGGGCGTGGAGTTCACGCTGGAGGTGCCCGGAAACTACATACTCGTGGACCACTCGATCTTCAGGATCCACAAGGGCGCGATTGCGGTGATTGCGGTGGAAGGGGAAGACAACCCTGAGGTCTACCACCCGATAAAGTCGAGCGAGGGCGTGATGTCCGGCCACTAGAAGGGGGCGGCTACACGCGGAGGTCCGAAACGAGAAGGGGCCGGCAATCGCCGGCCCCTTCCTCTGTTCAGGCTAGATCGGCATTGAAGTCCAGTCCGACAGTCTCGGTCTGAAGACCCCCTCTGTGGTCTCCCCCGTGGGGGAGACGAGGACGGCCCCCTACCCCTTTTTCGTCTGTCCAACGTCCGCGTTTGCGGCGGTGGACATTCCGTCCAGGTGCCGGGCGTCGTTGAAGCGGAGGATGCGGGCGTTGTTGGGATTGCGCCTGTCGTGGCCGTTGGAGTGCCAGCGCGGCTTATCGATTGCGAATTCGAAGACGCCGGTGTTCGCCACCGCAAGCCCCCAGGCGCGCTCCGTGCCCATGAGCGCGCCCAGGATGTACTGGGTGATCCCTCCGTGGCTTACTAGCGCTACCCGGGCGTCGTTCTCGTGGCAGTCCAGGACCGTCCGCACAACCCGCCGGGCGCGCGCTTGCCGAAGGTCGCTCGTCTCCACGCCGGGCACGCCGTTCCACGCGTTCAGCCTCTCGGCCTCGAAGTCGATGTGCGGGTACTTCACTGCGGCCTCGGCAACGGTCAGGCCCGAGAGAGCGCCCATATCGTGCTCTTTCAGGTCGTCCCAGTACTCCACGCTAAGGGGGGACAGGTAGCCGAGGGCGATCTGCGTGGTCTCCGCGCACCTCTTGAGGGGGCTGGAGTAGATGTGGGTCGGCCGGAGCTGCTCGCGCTCGAAGGCCTCGCGGAGCTTCTGCGCCTGGGCTCGCCCCTTGTCGTTGAGCGGGAAGTC is part of the SAR202 cluster bacterium genome and harbors:
- a CDS encoding histidine phosphatase family protein; translation: MHPGPQHGRRRGHSQPRLRFHIPSGRERKGRDKRHMKLIIVRHAESGGNAEGRMQGHADFPLNDKGRAQAQKLREAFEREQLRPTHIYSSPLKRCAETTQIALGYLSPLSVEYWDDLKEHDMGALSGLTVAEAAVKYPHIDFEAERLNAWNGVPGVETSDLRQARARRVVRTVLDCHENDARVALVSHGGITQYILGALMGTERAWGLAVANTGVFEFAIDKPRWHSNGHDRRNPNNARILRFNDARHLDGMSTAANADVGQTKKG
- the nirK gene encoding nitrite reductase, copper-containing, which produces MVLTGATCAEWLAERDATPIAPSIPSAPPAQPPSQAAVPTATARPLVTTMAEVSRHPNDMPRSSNYTLYENGKFSREVERTGPLTIEAHLTVKEGVAQIVNGTGITVWTFDGGIPGPMLRGRVGDTLDFYLHNPDTNKIPHNVDFHAVTGPGGGAVALGTKPGEVSHLQVKLLNPGIYIYHCATPDIPMHISQGMYGLIVVEPEEGLPAVDHEFYVMQHEYYTEKGGEEGYQALADKGYLQYSNKYGNLEEPTFVMFNGRPEAAMGDRAMGTYEGVKVKTGETVRLFVGNIGPNLVSSFHVIGEVFDKVYVEGSFDLVNKNIQTTLVPAGGATGVEFTLEVPGNYILVDHSIFRIHKGAIAVIAVEGEDNPEVYHPIKSSEGVMSGH